Part of the Deltaproteobacteria bacterium genome is shown below.
GCGGTAAGTAAGAGAGTAACAGCGACGGGATTCGCTAACGCGAATCCCTTGAGATCGCCTAGACCGCCCCATAAATGAGGCGGATTGCGGCGATCATTTGTTCAAAACGAATAACGAATCTGCTGGCTATTACGCCGTGTATAACCTGCCAACGAATGAAAGTATGCGTGACCTCATCGGCAGCACTAATATTACGGCATCGGCCGATGGTTACCGGGCGACGATTACGTATGTGAAGAAAGGCGGCAACGCCTTGGCCTGCTGGGCGCAAAACTGGCGTGTCGTTTGGCGCAACTACGGATCATCGGATAATGTAGCGGACTCGGCGGTGTTCGCCCCCGCTGACACTTCGGCGTCCACACGGAGTTGCGGTGGCTCCCTAAGCTACAGTACAGGCATTGGTGTCAGAACGGACACCAGCGATGGCTTCAGCGGTTACGGTGGCAGTATGGAAGGCTATGGCGCTGAAAACAGTGGATACACAAGTCTGACGGGCGGTTACTGGGCGATCTACATCAAATAACCAACAAACTAGATCAACGGCGTCCCTTTAGTCTTGATCTCGTGCAGGATCGGAGAAATGGTTGTGGGAGCGAGATAGTCTCTAAGTCCCACTGGTACTGCCTCAATGTCAGGATGAACCTGAACGGCAATACGACTTAGCGTACTACCTTCGCTAAACCGATCTTTACCGTAATCACGAGAAATGACGGCAAGATCGATGTCGCTATGCGTTCCAGCGCGATTTTCTGCATGGGAACCGTAAAGCACAATACAGTCGGCGTGGATATTTTGATCTCGCAGAGCCGCTCTCAGAGCCACGGCTAGCTGTTTAATTTCTCGGATATCCATAAGCTGAGTCTCTTGGTTTCCTGCAGGTAACGCGACGTAAATTGTTGCGTCGCAATTTGTTGTAGACGAAATTTCTCGTCTGGATACCGTGCTTCTAGGTTGAACTCGTTAATCTCTGAAAAAATTCTTAAATCGGACTCACTTGGCTGAATCTGATTCTTTTCTAGTAGAGACAACAAGTTGTGGGTAAACGGAGCGTGAGTTGAGTGAAGCTTCACATAAAGAGCTTTCAGTATCTTCTCAAGAGAAAGATGGAGAAAAAAAAGCCCGCTGACGTAGCGCGACGTCTTCGCGATGATATCCTCAGCCGTAGCCAAATCTTCCGAGGCGCTATGGACCCAATAAGTAACGAGCTCGGAGATTTTCTTTGTATCTAAAGTCGTCACCCTGAATCCTCTCCAAAGCTTGGATAATAATACTTTAATGGTAGCAAGCTGATCAGGAATTACAAGGATCTGCGCCCCAACGCCGGAATCCCATCGATCCAGAAAACCTAATCCCGCCACCCCGTAACCCAGTTTAAATCCGCCACCAACTCCTGTTTACTCAGCCAAAATCTGACGGCGCGGTCACACACGGCCATCATCTCAATCATGGGCAGCTTGGTATCGCTACGTGAGGCCGGGATGGTGGCGCTGATGCGGTAATGACGCCAGCCACTCACCGGGACCAGCGCTGTCCAGGGGGCATTAATGGTGAAAGCTTTTGACGGGAGCTGGCGTCGTTTAGTCATAATCTCAATATCACTACAAAAAGGGGCCGCAGTCCTAGTGTTTTTGGCAGCAGTTTCTGTTGCAAGACCCCATTTAACCCTGCTATGACTGCTGTCCCGTTATATCAGGGGCCTGTAGTCTTTGAGGAGCAAGATCCCATGGCAAAGAAAATGAACCGCGAGCTGATCCGTCTAGTGTCCACCGCTGACACTGGCTACTTCTACACCACCAAGCGCAAGAAGGGCCGCGACAAGCTCGAGATCAAAAAGTTTGACCCAGTGGTCAAGAAACACGTCGTTTTCAAAGAAGCTAAGATCAAGTAATCACTGATCTTGTTTATTGATTCTGAACTACGAACAGGCTGCTTTGGCGGCCTGTTGGTGTTTGTAGTTGCATTTAGTGCACTTTGTCGCCTACCCCTCCAACCCAACCCCTCGACAATTAATCTGAATTGCAATTTTGTCTCAAGTTTTCATGATAAAATGCCGATAGGGCCGCCACTTTTAAGCTCACTCTGGCAGGAATGACTCATGCTTGCATCACGTGTAAGTCATCACTACTTAAGACTTTTAGCATCCACTTCCGTAGTGACCATGGCTTTTGGGCTCGGCGGCTGTCGCTATCTGAAAGACAGACTCAAGATGGGATCCGACATCAAGGTCATCGGGGGCGACAAGGACTACGAGCATAACCCCGGTGTGATCGGGATCCTCGTTAAAAGCAGTCAGGGTACTTCGGTCTGCACGGCCTCCGTTGTGCGTGAAGACTTGATCGTCACTGCGGCCCACTGCCTGGTCGATAAGGAGGCCACGGAGGTACTTCCCTTCTTCAACCTAACTCTGGGCGATAAAGACCCATTCCGCAGTCGGCAGTTGGCCAGTAATCAGTTCATACCAGAGCCCAGCTACGACAAAACCGATGTCGCTTCGAGCTATGACAGTGACATAGCTTTCGTGGTTTTTCCGAAGGGGACGTTTAAGGACTATCCGCACCTTAAGTTTGCGGAAAAGGCAGCGGCTGTGTCCGACCCAGTCACTTTAGTCGGCTACGGACAGATTGTCATACAAGACAAAAAATCGAATCCTGACCTAAAACGCTACCTCGGCACCAATCAAATCAAAGATATCAAAGCTGATGCCGGGGGCACGATCTGGCTCGACACCAAAGTGGCCAGTGCGATCACGGCCGGGATAGGACAAGGTGATTCGGGAGGCCCACTGCTCAACGCTGCCGGAGAAATTATTGCTATTGCTCACGCCAATGATTTCAGAACCCCCGACGGCACCGACAAGCCCACCAACGATCACATCACCGCCAAAAATCCACTGGCGAGCATCTACACCAATCTGACACAGGCTAAGGGTAGCGAGTTTATCAAGAAGATTATGGCGACGTCGGATCCTAAACCAGCCGTACCAGCAGAACCGAAAGCGCCCGTACTGATTAGCAAGGCTGATGCCCTCAAATGCAAAGATAATAAATTTTGCAAAGATGGCTGGGGCTGGCTCAGCAGCGGCGAATCTGACTGCACGGACACGGCTGCGGGATGGGTGGCAGACCAAAAGGGCTGCAGTTGCGACTGCGAATAATTTAAATTTGGTTTATTTGGCGAACGAGAGACCAAGATTAAGTGCAGCTATAGCCTGCCATCGGCCCCACGTAAATAGCGGTCCGCGCGTAATCAGGATGAGCTGATCGTAAAGTCTATGCAACTCGGGATCTACAATTTGGTTTGAATTATTGGCAATGGATTCTGTGTACCCCAGCGGGAGCTCACGCAACATATGTCCAATACGCCAGCGCCCCGTGACTGGCATGCGCGCCAGCAAGGGATCTGACAGCGCCATGGGATCAATGACGATTTGATCTAGGCGTACGTAATAGCCAAAGATACCAATGGCCGGCATGACAGTGGCGATATAATTTGATTTACCAAAGTCAATCGCATCCCTGACCCAAATGATTTTAGGAAAGGGTGTTCCCTCACTCTTACTTGCGACATATTGCCATAACGAGGAATGCTGGAAGTAGTAGCCCTTCTCATCAGCGACACCGCTCTTATCGATCTCTTTATCGATATAGCCAGCATCTGTGCGCCAGGGGACACAGGGCGCTATGATGTTATAGGCAATCAGGGCACAAAATACAGTGACCGTCAGTGATCGCGACCATCGACGCGATACCAAAAGGGCTACCGCAGTCACCATGACTGCGGTCAGAAACCGGCCACTCATAAAATCGCCACCAACACGGATCACGTATGCCAAATTAACCACCATGCCAAAGGCGGCAGCCAAGTAGGCACCGCATCGTGATGCTATACAAATGCCTATACTCAGAATCACGGTGAATAGTGTGATGGGATCAAGTCGCACCGAGTTCAATAGATAGGCTACACCGTGCGGCACAAGCTCGGCCGTGGGTATTCCAGAGCCTAGCTTTGCATAGGCCGTATTGGGAACCGGGAATCCATAATAAACAAGGCTGAATATAGTCCAGAGTAGTGGGAGACAGGCAGCCATCAGAATGCGTCGTAAAAGACCTGCTCTCATACCTCCGTCTTGCCACACCTGAGTGCCCAGGGCCCAGAGATAGGGGATGCCAAGTAAAGTAACCAAATCGAGCCTTAGCGTAGACGCAAGCGCTAATACCCAACTCAATCTAACGAGCTGACGATGACGCTCCCCCGGCAGGGCGTGGACAAAGTTCATTAAGGTCAGCACAAAGCCTGCGCAGAGCAGATGGGTCATAGGATTTTCTAAACCAGAGGTCGAAAAATCGATAACTGCTTTAGAGCTAGCGAGTATACCGATCGCGACGGTCCAGATGGTGCTACTTATGGCGATCCTTTTCAGGATCACAGCCGTGGCTACGCTACAGAGTAGCGACAGAGTCACGGCGATGAGACATGCATCAGTCATAAGAAGCCGCAGCAGACACAAACCACCAAACCACAGGGGATGAGTAAAGACTTGGACACGTTCGTGGGGATTCCAGCGCGGACCGTTACCGGCAAAGAGCTGCTCGACCGAGCGGAAGGTGATGTAACTATCGTCAGACATCCAGCCATTTGTCAGTATGAGTACGAAGGCCGCAAGACCGACAAGCACGGGCAAGGCAGACTGGCCCCCCTGAATCATCCTG
Proteins encoded:
- a CDS encoding nucleotidyltransferase domain-containing protein encodes the protein MDIREIKQLAVALRAALRDQNIHADCIVLYGSHAENRAGTHSDIDLAVISRDYGKDRFSEGSTLSRIAVQVHPDIEAVPVGLRDYLAPTTISPILHEIKTKGTPLI
- a CDS encoding HEPN domain-containing protein, with the translated sequence MGYGVAGLGFLDRWDSGVGAQILVIPDQLATIKVLLSKLWRGFRVTTLDTKKISELVTYWVHSASEDLATAEDIIAKTSRYVSGLFFLHLSLEKILKALYVKLHSTHAPFTHNLLSLLEKNQIQPSESDLRIFSEINEFNLEARYPDEKFRLQQIATQQFTSRYLQETKRLSLWISEKLNS
- a CDS encoding TIGR02450 family Trp-rich protein, whose amino-acid sequence is MTKRRQLPSKAFTINAPWTALVPVSGWRHYRISATIPASRSDTKLPMIEMMAVCDRAVRFWLSKQELVADLNWVTGWRD
- the rpmG gene encoding 50S ribosomal protein L33; translated protein: MAKKMNRELIRLVSTADTGYFYTTKRKKGRDKLEIKKFDPVVKKHVVFKEAKIK
- a CDS encoding S1 family peptidase, whose protein sequence is MLASRVSHHYLRLLASTSVVTMAFGLGGCRYLKDRLKMGSDIKVIGGDKDYEHNPGVIGILVKSSQGTSVCTASVVREDLIVTAAHCLVDKEATEVLPFFNLTLGDKDPFRSRQLASNQFIPEPSYDKTDVASSYDSDIAFVVFPKGTFKDYPHLKFAEKAAAVSDPVTLVGYGQIVIQDKKSNPDLKRYLGTNQIKDIKADAGGTIWLDTKVASAITAGIGQGDSGGPLLNAAGEIIAIAHANDFRTPDGTDKPTNDHITAKNPLASIYTNLTQAKGSEFIKKIMATSDPKPAVPAEPKAPVLISKADALKCKDNKFCKDGWGWLSSGESDCTDTAAGWVADQKGCSCDCE